One region of Solanum pennellii chromosome 6, SPENNV200 genomic DNA includes:
- the LOC107023226 gene encoding hydroxymethylglutaryl-CoA lyase, mitochondrial-like isoform X1: protein MRERTEEAIIDVIKSQQISSRSIGKVIVHSLVLLSIVDHYNRVAKDRRMLLRFCLELHLKVFEAAIAARAKEVAVFASTSESFTKSKINCTIKESLVRYQVVTSAAKKLEIPIRNRYVSCAIGCPVEGVISPSKVAYVAKELHDMVCFKISLGDVIGNATPGLLLAFLQNISLKSIKRELDMLALLTI, encoded by the exons ATGAGAGAAAGAACGGAAGAAGCAATAATCGATGTAATCAAATCTCAACAAATATCTTCGAGGTCGATTGGGAAGGTCATAGTTCACTCACTTGTGCTTTTGAGCATCGTAGACCACTATAATAGAGTCGCAAAAGACAGAAGAATGTTGTTGCGGTTTTGCTTGGAACTTCATTTAAAG GTCTTTGAAGCAGCTATTGCAGCCAGGGCGAAAGAAGTAGCAGTCTTTGCATCAACTTCAGAGTCATTCACAAAGTCAAAAATTAATTGCACCATTAAGGAGAGCCTTGTTAGATATCAAGTTGTTACATCTGCTGCCAAAAAGCTTGAAATACCTATTCGCAA CAGATATGTATCCTGTGCTATTGGGTGCCCAGTTGAAGGAGTGATTTCACCTTCAAAAGTGGCATATGTAGCAAAGGAACTTCATGACATGGTATGTTTCAAAATTTCCCTTGGAGACGTAATAGGAAACGCTACTCCTG GGCTTCTGTTGGCTTTCTTACAAAATATCTCTTTGAAATCTATCAAAA gGGAACTTGACATGCTAGCCTTGCTAACAATTTAA
- the LOC107023226 gene encoding 3-hydroxymethyl-3-methylglutaryl-CoA lyase, cytoplasmic-like isoform X2 yields the protein MRERTEEAIIDVIKSQQISSRSIGKVIVHSLVLLSIVDHYNRVAKDRRMLLRFCLELHLKVFEAAIAARAKEVAVFASTSESFTKSKINCTIKESLVRYQVVTSAAKKLEIPIRNRYVSCAIGCPVEGVISPSKVAYVAKELHDMNQRLLLLMIYAFSFRASVGFLTKYLFEIYQKGT from the exons ATGAGAGAAAGAACGGAAGAAGCAATAATCGATGTAATCAAATCTCAACAAATATCTTCGAGGTCGATTGGGAAGGTCATAGTTCACTCACTTGTGCTTTTGAGCATCGTAGACCACTATAATAGAGTCGCAAAAGACAGAAGAATGTTGTTGCGGTTTTGCTTGGAACTTCATTTAAAG GTCTTTGAAGCAGCTATTGCAGCCAGGGCGAAAGAAGTAGCAGTCTTTGCATCAACTTCAGAGTCATTCACAAAGTCAAAAATTAATTGCACCATTAAGGAGAGCCTTGTTAGATATCAAGTTGTTACATCTGCTGCCAAAAAGCTTGAAATACCTATTCGCAA CAGATATGTATCCTGTGCTATTGGGTGCCCAGTTGAAGGAGTGATTTCACCTTCAAAAGTGGCATATGTAGCAAAGGAACTTCATGACATG AATCAAAGGCTCTTACTATTGATGATTTATGCCTTTTCCTTCAGGGCTTCTGTTGGCTTTCTTACAAAATATCTCTTTGAAATCTATCAAAA gGGAACTTGA